From Carcharodon carcharias isolate sCarCar2 chromosome 21, sCarCar2.pri, whole genome shotgun sequence:
cattgACACTAGTACaggccagttgggctgaatggcctgtttctgtgctatgtaTTTCTATGTTATAAATATATTCTTACATCTAGAAAAGAAAGTACCTCTGACCAGCTGACAGTTGGAAACCCAACAACTCCTATGATTTGATGCATCATCTGAGACCCTGGCCATGAGACATAGGCTGAGAACCTTGCCAGAAGCCATGGGTTTGAAGTCCCAAGGAGAGTGATCAGTGCCAAAAAACAATACATTTGGCAGAAGAAATGCTGTGTTGTACAAAACCTAATTTTGGAAAGGAAATGTGTGCTTTCGTCAAGGTTTCAGATATGATGGTTCTTCCACTGTTAGAAGAGGGATAAATGATATGgtggacaactggtttagccactCACTGCCAGGTTTGGCTGGACCACAATAAATATGAGCAGGCCCTGCTCTCCACTGGCATAACTATTCACTGCTGGAGTGCAAAGATAATCCTTTACTGCAAATTGCCTGCTTAGATCCCTCTCGCTTTTGTCCTCTCACTCTCATTTCCAACAGTAAGTGAAAGgaactcatggacttctttgtcactaagattagGACCATCCAATCAGAAGCCTCTGCTCCATCCTTCCCTTTCCCCATCCTAATGGGCCAAACGTCCTCTAAGGTGCTTCATCGCCCCCaacctgaactcacatctttctctagtttctttcCCTTCTTCCCTCTTGCCCTCTCTGTGCTcaacttgtccatgagacccaatTCCTGCTCCCTTGactctattcccactaaactgctgaccacctaaCTTCCTAGCCTAGTCTCCATGTTAGCTGATTGTTAACACACTTGCTTCCGTTATTATCTATCCAGTCGAAGCCAGAGAAACATTTGCAGTGATTTCTCTGCCTGTGGTCATGCCCCACATAGTTATGCCCACAAAAGCATGGAAAAATGGACACTACTTTTTAGAAAATATAACATGGAGAATGAAAAATCTGCGTTAAAACAAGATGGAGTAAAGGGGGCCAGATGACATTTCATCCTTGTCTGAAAATATACATGAAACTGCTCAAGACTGAAAGTAACCTGCTTGTCTGAACAGGACATTAAATATAAACAATTATTTTGGGACATTCCattgaagagacattaaaaatgcaacagaTCTCTCTTGTGCAGTTAATAGTGACCATTGTCTAAATGTCTACAGAAACTGATGTACAATGGCCATACAGACCTACTGGTGGCCGAATGAAATTCCACAGGAGGGGTATAAAGGAAACACACGCTATCATAAGAAGGTGCAAATGGCCGAGATTCAAACCTCATTGTATGTTAGTGCTAACGTCATCAGGAACCATTCATGTGGACAATGAGAACACCAATATTATGGCCACTTGACAGAAACCAGCTTTTGAAAAGAAACGTTTATTAACCCACATCTGTGTGCAGCAGTTTCATGTCAGTCTATCTGGGAGACAGAGACTCAAAGGGAAGAGATTGTGCCCAGCAAAGGAAGGGCGCCGCCTAGAATCTCACTAACAGGCAGAGATGTGAGGCTATCATTTTACCTGCAGATTTACAGAACCAAGCCATACTTTGGGGCTTGACTGCAACTCTAACTGGAGCAAAGCCAAAAACCTACTGTTGCAAGGAGTAAGCCACTTCATCACCAGAAACTTCCAATCTCCATTTTCCTCAGTGAACCAAGAAGAAAATATCAGGCCTGCAATGTTTCCAGCTTCCATCTCAAAAGACAATAGTAGAGTGACTTTCTGGATTCTTTACAACACTAAGTGCATGCTATCTCTTTTGTAATCACctttgcatgtatgtgtgtgtcttgtgtgaatgagtgtgtggctGCTGTTGCGATTACATTTTGGGTGGTGAGTAATAAATGATTATTCTTTCTTTTTTCAAACGTACAAGAAAACCTGTCCTGTATCAGTTCTTGAGAGCTACATCACTCATAGGTGTTAGAGTACTCCTTAAAACATATCTTGTTGCAGTTGGTTGAGAGTTGGTAAAAAAGGGGGAACCATCCTCCCATCCCTCCCCTGTCCATAACAGCATTCCCACAATGTTACCTCTGCTGTCCACCGTGCATCTACCCTTGATCTCCTCCTACTCCTACATGCTGGCAATGAAGTGCATTTCTTTGGTGATGCAGCGAGTTGTTAcaatttggaatgcactacctgaatgGAACGTGGAAGTAAGTTCAGGAGTaactttaaaaaggaaattggatatattctttaaaaataaaaaagtgcAGGGCTATGGAGGAAAGAGCaaggagtgagactaattggatagttctttcaaagagataGCACAGATGtgaagtgctgaatggcctcctgctgagcatGATTCAATGATAATCTATGAATGATAAAAGACTCGGGTCCACCTCCTTCATCTTATACCATCCTGGCAGTCACGCAATATTAACAATGATGAAGTTGTTGACCAATCACAGTGATTAAAATCTATCAATGAGTCTACAACAGACCCAAacatgaggtgaggaaaactCCCAGTGATGGAGAGATTTGGGAATCATTGGTCCAAAATCACCTGTTCCTTATCATTAAATCTTTAAGCACAATCAGTGGCTACATTCATGAATGCTTCACAAAAAAAATCCCAAAGCTGTTGTGAGGATCCCATTTGTTGTATACTTGCAGTCTGAACCATTTACTCACACTTTGACAGAAAGTGACTGACTATTAACCCCAATGAATGAAAGAGATAAACCTACTGAAATAGAAGCCTCGGtccccacacacaaactggagagcaTCCACCAACTCTGCCCCGCAGAGAGTCTCTGGACTGGCATTCACCCCACTCAGTGTTAGCACGCACAGCATCAGGTAGAAGAGATGAGGGTAGGAGACAAGACAAATCCTAACAAACTGTGGAGAGAATGAAGACAACTGGCATTGAAATCCAGACCAACAAGTCACTGATGCTTGGTTAATGCAGGCTACTGTCAATAGAGTTCAAGTCTAACAAAGGTACTTGGGGCTTAGCGTCCCAGTTTAGCTTTTCTCCCCACTCTGACCACTCACTTCCCTAGTACTCTAATTAggagtcagccatggctcagtgggtagcacttgcACCATCGTCCCAGAagtttgtaggttcaagtcccacagcagaggcttgagcacaaaatctaggctatcACTCAAAAGACTTGGCAACCCTGACCCTGCTGAGGACTCCCCAACATGTTAGGGTTTTGCAACAAGAGACTGGCTATATCAGATTCCCATAAGGAGAGAGTAACCATTGCCTTCTGCCACTTAATACTAGCCCACTGTCAGTCCAGGTACTTCTCATCCTTTCACATTCATCAATCGGTTTCATACAAAAGACGTCAGTGTTAAAGGCAAACAACGCAAAGTCCATCTGATGTGAATCCCAAACTTAGACCTGTCCAACTCTCTAAAAACTAGTAGCATACAGGACAAAGGCTACAATCAAAATTAAAGAGCTCAACACTCTCAGAAAGCTCGTCTATTTGGTAAAGTTTAGAAAGGACTTACCTGGTTGCATTGTGTCACAATTACCTCAGTAAAGTACATTAATGACCCAGAGTTTGCTTTAGCAGGACATCTAATGGCAGCTGCCAATTGTTAACCTTGCTCACTGCACAGTTAGATTTTTTACATATTTTGTGTGATATGTCACTAGAATTATGAGACAATCAAATCACAGCGAGTGGGGTGGGTCAACTGAGACCTGAATGAGTGCAGAGGACAGCCAACAaggtatctccttaaccaatcagattgaaggattggTAAATAAACAGTGCAAGGACTGAGAAAGAAGTGTTAAGTGAGGGCTGGTGAATCAGAGTGAAATCAGATACAGGAAGTgacataaagagagagaaagaaagcttgGATTAAGAGTGAGcgaaaaaaaaagacagaaaggaaataaaaattacacttcaaaaactcCAACAACAATAAATTTGAATGAATGAGGCTCCACACTTGtgtagttaattttcagtgccaaagaggttgattgtcagtaattgacagTTGTCACATTACTAAAAAGATACTTGGACATGTAATGAGAAGACAACTTTCTGTGGTGAGGTAAGTTGGTATCTTCTGCACAAATACACCAACTTCACAccattcaatgcatttcaatggCAAGGCAGAAGCTCAATGCCATTTTTGTGAACCTAATGGCAGAATGACACAATTTGGGCAATAACTTCTGCAATTTCTATTTAACCACACATTTGCTCATGGCTGTACCATTTATCCAAAAATGCCAGTGCAAGCAAATTAACCTCACTGTTATTTTCAGAGCAAAATCTGGCccagtacatttaaaaataagtgaTGAAAActaataacattttaaaatatgaaaTAGTTTCAATTTACAGTACATGAACTCTCACAGCTGACTTGTGAATGTTAGCTGGAGTAGGAACTGATGCCAAAAAGCTGCATAAAACTGACTGCAGTATTAACATTATTAAATAATACACCATTAACTGTGTCTTTGCATCAACTGCTGGACTTTCAGATCACTGCATGCATGCAATTGATTAAATGCTACCTTCACTTCGAACATTTCCTTGATGTTTCCGTCCTTGAAATTCAAGGGTTATTTGTGCAACATTCTCCccttatgaacacacacacacactaggttTTGTCTTAGCTTCACCTACTCGGTGGGAACTCAAACACAGACCCAAACATGAGAGAAAAGTCACCTCAAAGACTTCTGAGAGGCAGCATTTAGACAGTTCTGCTAGTTTCTCGGGCTCCTCCATCATCTGTAGATCTGATGAGCTCCCCATCGTGCTCCGCTAGCCCGAGAGATGCAGAGACAAGTTTAGTTCCGGAGCTGGAGTTACATTGCTGGCTGTTTCACACTAAGAGCGGGGCGGGGGTGCGGAAGGTTGATCGATTGCGCACATTTCTTATCTGATCCCATTTCAAGGACAGTGGGATTCCAGTTAAAGAGATTTCCCCAagacacagacaggaaacagCAGCGGGAACTTGCACTTAAAGCTGAGATTGCAAAATGAAAATACTTTGAAGAAGTGAGGTTTTTTTTCAAGTTGAGTTGTGTCCTGTTCCAGGCACGTTgagaatttgtttaaaaaaaacacaccagGAGCCGCTGATGGAACAGAAACTCACCAGTTGGTAAATGTCAAAGAGTAAAATAACAAATTAAAACGTTTTGAATTTCGGGAGCTTAACATTAGTTAAAATACAGCTTAAACTTCAGTCCATATTTACAAATCAGGGGTTTATATACAAAACAGTCTAACCTTTGCtaatgcatttatttattttttttttacaaattgtGTGTGGTTGAGTTCACCGGATGAGACTGTAGTGGGGAAGACTGAATATTCAAAACTGGTGACTTGTTTGCAGTCTGTGCAGAGTCTCTCTGCGAGTTCCAGATCACACCTGCTAATGCTCAGTGTAGTGAGTTTGAGGGGGAGGATGGGATGATCACGGGCAGCCCCCGGACGGACAGTTTCTAACTGATTCTCCCTCCCCGTGAGTTACAATCTGTCCTGACATTCTCGCCCTGCCACACAAcaattgcagcaaaacctggGATCCGCACAGTTGCTACCGCCACCCAACCGCACGCCACGATTGTAAACTCCAGTCGCCGCCACACGGGACTTCTTTCAACATCTCATCCTGTCCCCAAGCCACCACAAACTGCAAAAAAGTACCAGACCCCGATCCTTGATTCATTCACAGCAGCTCATTGGAATCAGAGAGTACCGCAGTGGAGGCTAGAGGGAGCCAGAGAGCTCTTAGTATTATATATCTACTTTTGCAACTATCTGCATATCTGTCTATATGCCTGTCTACCTATCTGTCtgtctacctgtctgtctgtctatctatctgtctgtccgtctatctatctgcctgctatttgtctgtctgtctatctgtctgcctGACTATTTATCCACCtgcctatctgtctctctgtctatttgtcaatctgtctgtctgtctatctatctatgtatctgtctatctatccatctgctgtctgtctatctgtctatctatctgttggtctatctatctgtctgtctctctatctgcctgtctatctatctatctatctgcctatctgtctatcatctatctgcctgtctgtgtatcaatctatctgtctgtctgcctaaaTGTCTGTCCGTTTGTCCATCTGTCTGTTTGCCTATcagtctatctatctgtctatctatctgcctgtctatctgtctgtctgtctatctgtctatgtaactatc
This genomic window contains:
- the igf1 gene encoding insulin-like growth factor I, with translation MGSSSDLQMMEEPEKLAELSKCCLSEVFEFVRICLVSYPHLFYLMLCVLTLSGVNASPETLCGAELVDALQFVCGDRGFYFNKPTGYRSSVRRPHRGIVNECCFQSCDLKLLEMYCAKPQRADDPVRIQRHTEKGQRENVWRNPNRANTSSVNRNYRI